A portion of the Rubeoparvulum massiliense genome contains these proteins:
- a CDS encoding glyceraldehyde-3-phosphate dehydrogenase, protein MSIRIGINGFGRIGRMVFRKALQEPDVEVVAINASYPAATLAHMIKYDTIHGNLDIQIEVQEDILLVEGHAVKLLSNRDPEQLPWSQLGVDLVVEATGKFRDRDGAGKHLKAGAKKVVITAPGKEEDVTIVMGVNEEIYEAKNHHIVSNASCTTNCLAPLVKVLDQEFGIVQGMMTTVHSYTNDQKNLDNPHKDLRRARACTQSIIPTTTGAAKAVGKVLPHLNGKLNGISLRVPTPNVSVVDLVVNVEKDVTAEQVNEALQAASTTYMKPYLSVCMEPLVSSDFNHTEYSTIVDGLSTMVMGTNQIKVLAWYDNEWGYSCRVVDLIKYIAAQGL, encoded by the coding sequence ATGTCGATAAGGATTGGCATTAATGGTTTTGGAAGAATTGGACGGATGGTATTCCGCAAAGCGTTACAAGAACCTGATGTTGAAGTGGTTGCCATCAATGCCAGCTACCCAGCAGCTACTTTGGCCCATATGATAAAATATGATACAATTCATGGGAATTTAGATATACAGATTGAGGTACAAGAGGATATTTTACTCGTTGAAGGTCACGCAGTGAAGCTTCTATCTAATCGTGATCCGGAGCAGCTTCCCTGGAGCCAATTAGGCGTAGATCTAGTAGTAGAAGCAACAGGTAAATTCCGTGATCGTGATGGCGCTGGTAAGCATCTCAAGGCGGGTGCGAAAAAAGTAGTAATCACAGCGCCAGGTAAAGAGGAAGATGTAACCATTGTAATGGGTGTTAACGAGGAGATCTATGAAGCGAAGAATCATCACATTGTCTCTAACGCTTCATGTACTACCAACTGCCTTGCTCCATTAGTAAAGGTCTTGGATCAAGAATTTGGTATCGTTCAAGGAATGATGACCACGGTTCACTCCTATACCAATGATCAGAAGAATCTTGATAATCCTCATAAGGACTTACGGCGAGCACGTGCGTGCACACAATCGATTATCCCTACAACCACTGGTGCTGCAAAAGCAGTAGGTAAGGTATTACCTCACCTCAATGGGAAGTTAAATGGAATCTCCTTACGAGTCCCAACACCCAATGTGTCTGTTGTGGACTTAGTGGTTAATGTGGAAAAGGATGTAACTGCAGAACAGGTAAATGAAGCTCTTCAAGCAGCTAGTACGACCTATATGAAGCCCTACTTATCTGTCTGTATGGAGCCATTGGTTTCTAGCGATTTTAACCATACAGAATACTCTACGATTGTGGATGGATTATCTACCATGGTGATGGGAACGAATCAGATCAAGGTGCTCGCTTGGTATGATAATGAGTGGGGTTATTCCTGTCGTGTAGTTGATTTGATCAAATATATCGCAGCTCAAGGGCTCTAG
- the nrdR gene encoding transcriptional regulator NrdR → MRCPFCNHFGTKVLDSRPINEGKSIRRRRECEECAKRFTTFETVEEMPLIVVKKDGTREEFSRDKVLRGVIRACEKRPVPLELLEKLVDEVEQEIRNTANTEIKSDEIGEMVMKRLYHVDEVAYVRFASVYRQFKDINVFLRELTELLGRGNENDGLK, encoded by the coding sequence ATGCGCTGCCCTTTTTGTAATCATTTTGGTACGAAGGTTTTAGATTCAAGACCGATTAATGAAGGTAAGTCAATCCGACGTCGTCGCGAATGTGAAGAATGTGCCAAACGCTTTACCACCTTTGAAACTGTGGAAGAGATGCCCTTGATCGTGGTGAAAAAGGATGGAACACGGGAAGAGTTCTCTCGGGATAAAGTGTTACGAGGCGTGATCCGCGCTTGTGAAAAGCGGCCTGTCCCTCTTGAATTACTGGAAAAGTTAGTAGATGAAGTGGAGCAGGAGATTCGTAACACTGCCAATACCGAGATTAAGAGCGACGAAATTGGTGAAATGGTGATGAAACGGCTTTATCATGTGGATGAGGTAGCTTATGTGCGCTTTGCCTCAGTCTATCGGCAATTTAAGGATATCAATGTGTTCCTTCGAGAATTGACGGAGTTACTAGGTAGAGGTAATGAGAATGATGGATTGAAATAA
- the hflC gene encoding protease modulator HflC has protein sequence MDNNVINMDERRPSDLDWKKYTRFGVGILIFIIIFGLIIGNAYIAQEGEYKVVRQFGEVVDVKENPGIYFKIPFIQTVETLPKYHLIYDTPPTEINTKDKKRLLIDNYVIWKIDDVRLLIQNVRNVPGAEQKIGDAVGSIVRAELGQLNFDEIVTDESSQRGSFNDSVTEKVDTVLHRDNFGIKVIDVRVKRTDLPETNEQSVHNRMISERQSKAQEYLSLGDAEANRIRANTDKVVKEILAQAEAEGKKIQGEGEQEAARIYNQAYAKDPAFYELYRTLQSYKVTLNNEPVIILPINSPYARILMGQY, from the coding sequence ATGGATAATAATGTGATCAATATGGATGAGCGCCGTCCAAGTGACTTGGATTGGAAGAAATATACGCGTTTTGGCGTTGGAATTCTAATTTTTATTATTATCTTTGGTCTTATTATCGGCAATGCTTATATTGCTCAAGAAGGCGAATATAAAGTGGTTCGCCAGTTTGGTGAAGTGGTGGATGTGAAAGAGAATCCCGGGATCTATTTTAAGATTCCTTTCATTCAAACCGTTGAAACATTACCGAAGTATCACTTAATCTATGACACACCACCAACAGAGATTAACACCAAGGATAAAAAACGTCTATTGATCGATAATTATGTAATCTGGAAAATTGATGATGTTCGTCTCCTCATCCAGAACGTACGGAATGTACCTGGTGCAGAGCAAAAAATTGGGGATGCTGTTGGTTCCATCGTTCGGGCTGAACTAGGTCAACTCAATTTTGATGAGATCGTCACCGATGAATCCTCACAGCGTGGTAGCTTTAACGATTCTGTAACGGAAAAAGTAGATACTGTCTTACATCGCGATAATTTTGGGATTAAGGTAATTGATGTTCGAGTGAAGCGTACGGACCTCCCTGAGACCAATGAGCAATCTGTTCATAATCGAATGATCTCAGAGCGGCAAAGTAAGGCACAGGAATATCTCTCCCTCGGGGATGCGGAAGCCAATCGGATCCGTGCGAACACTGATAAAGTGGTGAAGGAGATTCTTGCACAGGCAGAAGCCGAGGGCAAGAAGATCCAGGGGGAAGGAGAACAAGAAGCGGCTCGGATCTACAATCAGGCCTATGCCAAGGATCCAGCTTTCTATGAATTGTATCGTACCTTACAATCTTACAAGGTGACATTGAATAATGAACCCGTGATTATTCTACCAATCAATTCACCCTATGCTCGCATCTTAATGGGTCAATATTAA
- the ytaF gene encoding sporulation membrane protein YtaF, translated as MQAVSLIFLAIAVSMDGLGVGFTYGLRKIKLSWWSIILIMMLSCTMLFISMLLGHWISDWLSDQLAQWIGASILILLGVWALFQLDQQHGTKKEPLTPSLTTDGSPTTLTRIELKRLGIVIQILREPTLADVDDSGTISFSETLLLGLALSLDAFGAGLGAALLNYPMFTTALAIAVVSGCCLWLGIWLGNLFSYLRWLTRLSLLPGLLLIVLGIFRLLS; from the coding sequence ATGCAAGCAGTATCCTTGATTTTCTTAGCCATTGCCGTAAGCATGGATGGTTTAGGCGTAGGCTTCACCTATGGATTACGAAAAATTAAGCTCTCTTGGTGGTCCATTATCCTGATCATGATGCTTTCGTGCACCATGTTGTTCATCTCCATGCTACTGGGGCATTGGATTAGTGATTGGCTATCCGATCAGCTAGCCCAATGGATCGGAGCTTCTATCTTGATCCTTTTAGGCGTATGGGCACTCTTTCAATTGGATCAGCAACATGGAACAAAGAAGGAACCGCTGACTCCCAGTCTAACGACAGATGGTAGTCCAACTACGCTTACACGAATCGAATTGAAGCGTTTAGGGATTGTAATCCAAATCTTGCGGGAGCCCACCTTAGCGGATGTAGATGACTCTGGTACCATTTCATTTAGCGAAACATTATTACTAGGTCTTGCCCTTTCATTGGATGCTTTTGGAGCAGGACTTGGTGCTGCATTATTGAATTATCCTATGTTTACAACAGCATTGGCCATTGCTGTAGTGAGTGGCTGTTGCTTATGGCTGGGAATCTGGTTAGGTAATCTGTTCTCCTATTTACGATGGTTAACACGATTAAGCCTGTTACCAGGCTTACTATTAATTGTCTTAGGAATTTTCCGCTTATTATCATAA
- the polA gene encoding DNA polymerase I, with protein MSKMLIIDANSIANRAFYAMPLLNNSKGIFTNAVYGVTNMLWRLLDEEKPDYVLMAFDAGKVTFRTEAYAEYKGTRAKTPTELSEQFPLLHQLCHAMGIAHYELPGYEADDIIGTMSRIAEEGDLEVLVLSGDKDLLQLVSPRTRVALTRKGISETELYDEEHFSQVYEGLRPLQMIDLKGLMGDTSDNIPGIPGVGEKTALKLLKQFGSVEEVLANWQSVSGKKLQEKIAQHQEEAKQSKWLATIQRDIPLTLTIDDVKYAGYNPESLRQFFEEMEFNSFLQRLPQEKPSEGEAQEARSVGETILLNAENCGDYQDFLQQSPLALYLEMDGENYHRAAILGLGISDGKRNLFVPTEMLDWQPIQQWLADGKREKWVFDGKKLIVSLGWRKLSVAGISYDLLLASYLCNPSESQRQLLDVLHNHQVPTALSSDEEIYGKGAKWQLPSLEQLMQHVALKAEGVYASQAILHQQMEELSLLPLYEGVEQPCSLVLAEMEQAGVLVDVQQLAQMGQALQVRLDELTNQIYALAGTSFNINSPKQLGEILFDKMGLPVLKKTKTGYSTSADVLEKLEPYHEIISLILTYRQLIKLQSTYIEGLQKEIHPISKKVHTIFQQAITATGRLSSTDPNLQNIPIRLEEGRKIRQAFIPSQPGWKILSADYSQIELRVLAHISQDANLIDAFLHDMDIHTRTAMDVFSVPKEEVDSNMRRQAKAVNFGIVYGISDYGLSQNLNIPRKQAAQFIDRYFAVFPGVKQYMESIVEQAKQDGYVTTLLQRRRYLPEIHSRNFNLRSFAERTAMNTPIQGSAADIIKLAMLRMAKEIKAHQLESCMLLQVHDELIFEVAPQELEQMKQLVREVMEHAMELAVPLKVDVNVGDSWYEAK; from the coding sequence ATGAGCAAGATGCTCATCATCGATGCAAACAGTATTGCGAACCGGGCGTTCTATGCAATGCCCTTGTTAAATAATAGTAAAGGCATCTTTACCAATGCCGTTTATGGTGTGACAAATATGCTCTGGCGCCTATTAGATGAGGAGAAGCCTGACTATGTATTGATGGCTTTTGATGCAGGTAAGGTAACCTTTCGGACAGAAGCGTATGCGGAGTATAAAGGAACACGAGCTAAGACCCCTACGGAGCTAAGTGAACAGTTTCCCCTGCTCCATCAGCTTTGCCATGCGATGGGAATCGCCCATTACGAGCTTCCAGGCTATGAAGCGGATGATATTATTGGAACCATGAGTCGGATTGCTGAGGAAGGGGATCTGGAAGTCTTGGTTCTTTCAGGGGATAAGGACTTACTGCAACTCGTCTCTCCCCGAACGAGAGTGGCCTTGACACGAAAAGGTATCAGTGAGACCGAACTCTATGATGAGGAACATTTCTCCCAAGTGTATGAAGGCTTACGCCCACTTCAGATGATCGACCTAAAAGGCTTGATGGGGGATACTTCAGATAATATCCCTGGTATTCCTGGCGTAGGAGAAAAGACTGCACTTAAGCTCTTAAAACAATTTGGCTCTGTGGAGGAGGTATTGGCCAACTGGCAATCGGTTTCGGGCAAAAAGCTGCAGGAAAAGATTGCTCAGCATCAGGAAGAGGCCAAACAGAGTAAATGGCTCGCCACCATTCAACGTGATATTCCCCTTACCCTTACCATTGACGATGTTAAATATGCTGGTTATAATCCAGAAAGTCTTCGCCAATTCTTTGAAGAGATGGAGTTTAACTCATTCCTCCAGCGTCTCCCCCAAGAGAAACCAAGCGAGGGAGAGGCACAAGAAGCACGGAGCGTTGGGGAGACCATTCTGCTTAATGCAGAGAACTGTGGAGATTACCAGGACTTTCTTCAGCAATCTCCCTTAGCACTCTATCTAGAAATGGATGGTGAGAACTATCATCGGGCTGCCATTCTTGGTTTAGGTATCAGTGATGGTAAAAGAAATCTTTTCGTTCCTACAGAGATGCTAGATTGGCAGCCCATTCAGCAATGGTTGGCTGATGGTAAACGAGAGAAGTGGGTTTTTGATGGGAAGAAGCTGATTGTTAGTTTAGGCTGGCGCAAGCTATCTGTAGCTGGAATAAGCTATGATCTGCTCTTAGCCTCTTATCTGTGTAATCCGTCTGAGAGTCAGCGCCAATTGCTGGATGTCTTACACAATCATCAGGTTCCAACCGCTCTTTCTTCCGATGAGGAGATCTACGGGAAAGGAGCCAAGTGGCAGCTTCCATCACTGGAGCAGCTTATGCAGCATGTAGCATTAAAGGCAGAGGGAGTCTATGCGTCCCAGGCTATTCTCCATCAGCAGATGGAGGAACTGTCGCTTCTTCCACTCTATGAGGGGGTAGAACAGCCATGTAGCCTTGTTCTTGCCGAAATGGAACAAGCAGGGGTTCTCGTCGATGTACAGCAGCTTGCCCAGATGGGGCAAGCCCTACAAGTGCGTCTCGATGAGCTGACCAATCAAATCTATGCATTGGCAGGAACCTCCTTCAATATCAATTCACCGAAGCAATTAGGAGAGATCCTTTTCGATAAAATGGGTTTACCTGTTCTTAAGAAGACGAAGACAGGATACTCTACCAGTGCAGATGTACTGGAAAAACTGGAGCCTTATCATGAGATCATTTCTTTGATTCTCACCTATCGTCAGCTGATTAAGCTCCAATCCACCTATATTGAAGGCTTGCAGAAGGAGATTCATCCGATCAGCAAAAAGGTGCATACCATTTTCCAACAGGCGATTACAGCCACAGGTCGCTTGAGTAGCACTGATCCCAATCTACAGAATATCCCGATCCGTTTGGAAGAGGGACGTAAGATTCGTCAGGCCTTTATTCCCTCCCAACCAGGTTGGAAGATCTTATCTGCGGACTATTCGCAGATCGAGTTACGGGTGCTAGCTCATATTTCACAGGATGCTAATCTCATCGATGCCTTCTTGCATGATATGGATATCCATACTCGTACAGCAATGGATGTCTTCAGCGTGCCCAAGGAGGAAGTAGATAGTAATATGCGGCGTCAAGCTAAAGCAGTTAACTTTGGGATCGTGTATGGAATAAGTGATTATGGCCTTTCCCAGAACTTGAATATTCCTCGAAAGCAAGCAGCTCAGTTTATTGATCGATATTTTGCTGTCTTCCCAGGGGTAAAGCAGTATATGGAGTCCATTGTGGAGCAAGCGAAGCAGGATGGCTATGTGACCACCCTGCTACAGCGTCGCCGTTATCTACCAGAGATCCATAGTCGTAACTTTAATCTGCGCAGCTTTGCAGAACGGACAGCCATGAATACACCGATTCAAGGTAGCGCAGCTGATATTATTAAGCTAGCCATGCTTCGAATGGCCAAGGAAATTAAAGCGCATCAGTTGGAAAGCTGCATGCTGCTCCAGGTTCATGACGAACTGATCTTTGAAGTGGCACCACAAGAGTTAGAACAGATGAAACAATTGGTACGTGAAGTGATGGAGCATGCCATGGAATTGGCTGTACCCCTCAAGGTAGATGTGAATGTTGGCGACTCTTGGTACGAAGCAAAGTAG
- the coaE gene encoding dephospho-CoA kinase (Dephospho-CoA kinase (CoaE) performs the final step in coenzyme A biosynthesis.), which produces MLIGLTGGIATGKSTVSRYLQERGAWIVDADRIAHEVVEPGEEGLQQVVAHFGSAVFLPDGRLNRQRLGHLVFSDAVKRKALEQILHPLIRARMWAEVERARTANSPWIVLDVPLLIENGLYQEVDAVILVVVSKETQLARLMERDHVSEEEAKRRIAAQMPLDEKRHYAHFIIDNDGTIEATYKQIDEILAKIE; this is translated from the coding sequence ATGTTAATCGGCTTAACTGGCGGCATTGCAACAGGTAAGAGCACCGTCTCTCGCTATTTACAGGAGCGGGGAGCTTGGATTGTTGATGCGGATCGAATTGCCCATGAGGTGGTAGAGCCTGGAGAGGAAGGGCTGCAGCAAGTAGTTGCCCATTTCGGTAGCGCGGTCTTTCTGCCTGATGGACGTTTAAATCGACAACGACTCGGTCATTTAGTTTTTAGCGATGCTGTTAAGCGGAAAGCATTGGAGCAGATCCTCCATCCCCTAATTCGGGCTAGAATGTGGGCAGAGGTAGAGCGAGCTCGCACAGCGAACTCACCTTGGATCGTCTTAGATGTGCCACTCTTAATTGAAAATGGATTGTACCAGGAAGTGGATGCTGTGATTCTCGTAGTGGTGTCAAAGGAGACGCAATTGGCCCGTTTAATGGAACGGGATCATGTAAGTGAAGAAGAGGCCAAACGTCGAATTGCCGCCCAGATGCCCTTGGATGAAAAACGACATTATGCCCATTTTATCATTGATAATGACGGAACGATTGAAGCGACATATAAGCAGATCGATGAGATCTTAGCGAAAATAGAGTGA
- a CDS encoding DMT family transporter, with amino-acid sequence MSGITGNRGSQPTKYVYGFFIAIAVFAIGSAAIFVKLVDAPPAVSAFYRLFFSFLLMTPLVLHPSIRQSLHKMTKRDWWLAFLSGFFLALHFVLWFQSLAYTSVASSVVLVTMQPLFAVLGSYYLFKSKTPLIGWLFLLLALSGGVMIGWGDFQVAGKALWGDILALLGALTITIYWLIGQQIRQHLPLFAYTYVVYGASSLILGLYVFVMRYSFITYSTRDFLYFLAMAIIPTLLGHTILNGAIKYVSATTISMAILGEPIGASILAYFILGEALTSNQWIGGSIILLGLVGYLLQESKSIRSQKSKE; translated from the coding sequence ATGTCAGGAATCACAGGTAATCGAGGCTCCCAGCCTACAAAATATGTATATGGTTTTTTTATCGCCATCGCTGTTTTTGCCATTGGGAGTGCAGCCATCTTTGTCAAGCTCGTGGATGCGCCTCCTGCTGTGTCAGCATTCTATCGTCTTTTTTTCAGCTTTCTATTAATGACTCCATTGGTGCTCCATCCCTCTATCCGCCAATCTTTACATAAAATGACGAAGCGAGACTGGTGGCTTGCCTTCCTCTCAGGCTTCTTTCTCGCCTTACACTTCGTACTATGGTTCCAATCACTAGCCTACACCTCGGTAGCAAGCTCTGTTGTCCTTGTGACGATGCAGCCATTATTCGCAGTACTCGGTTCCTATTACCTCTTTAAGTCGAAAACACCACTCATTGGATGGCTCTTTCTACTTCTTGCTCTATCAGGAGGGGTGATGATCGGATGGGGCGACTTTCAGGTAGCAGGTAAGGCGCTCTGGGGTGATATTCTTGCATTGCTAGGTGCTCTTACCATCACGATCTACTGGCTGATTGGGCAACAGATTCGCCAGCATCTCCCTCTCTTTGCCTATACCTATGTGGTCTACGGAGCTAGTTCACTGATCTTAGGTCTCTATGTGTTCGTGATGAGATACTCATTCATCACCTATTCCACCAGGGATTTTCTCTATTTCCTTGCCATGGCCATTATTCCTACGCTACTAGGCCACACCATCCTCAATGGTGCTATTAAATATGTAAGTGCCACCACCATCTCCATGGCCATCTTAGGAGAACCCATCGGTGCCTCCATCTTAGCATACTTCATTCTCGGCGAAGCCTTAACCAGCAACCAATGGATCGGTGGATCGATCATCTTGCTTGGACTTGTTGGCTATCTCCTTCAGGAAAGCAAGAGTATTCGATCACAAAAATCTAAAGAGTAA
- the hflK gene encoding FtsH protease activity modulator HflK — protein MSVRQLYATFFGGLVLAILVLAAFTSWYTVDETEQVALHTFGKVTQTHAEPGLHFKLPWPIQTVTKVSKETFSFDFGTNDGGRTMNSDAKMITGDENILLADLVVQWRISDVRDFLYATQDPEKILASSTSAALRGVIGSTKIDDALTVGKPEIERRVKEQLISLMDDYNAGIQIIDVKLKTVDLPTEEVRKAFTEVTDAREMMNTKINQANKYYNEKYNYATGEKDAIISKAQGDKTARIEGAKGDVAKFNAIYSEYVKNPSITKQRLVLETLEAILPGAQIYIMDDTDGVVKYLPLDRLPGGSQAAGAKQGTAEEGGTK, from the coding sequence ATGAGTGTGCGACAATTGTACGCCACCTTCTTTGGTGGTTTAGTGTTGGCCATTCTTGTCCTAGCAGCATTCACATCCTGGTATACTGTGGATGAGACAGAACAGGTGGCACTTCATACGTTTGGGAAAGTAACGCAAACCCATGCAGAACCAGGTTTGCACTTTAAGTTACCATGGCCGATTCAGACGGTGACCAAGGTGTCCAAGGAGACATTTAGCTTTGATTTTGGTACCAATGATGGCGGTCGCACTATGAATTCTGATGCGAAGATGATTACCGGTGATGAGAACATCCTATTGGCTGATCTCGTTGTACAATGGCGGATTTCTGATGTACGTGATTTTCTTTATGCAACACAGGATCCTGAAAAAATCTTGGCAAGTTCCACATCTGCTGCTTTACGTGGTGTGATCGGGAGCACCAAGATCGATGATGCCTTAACAGTAGGGAAGCCAGAGATTGAGCGTCGGGTTAAGGAGCAATTGATCAGCCTGATGGATGATTATAATGCAGGGATTCAGATCATTGACGTCAAGCTTAAAACAGTGGACCTACCAACTGAAGAGGTACGGAAGGCTTTTACAGAAGTAACAGATGCTCGTGAAATGATGAATACGAAGATTAACCAGGCGAATAAGTACTATAACGAAAAGTACAACTATGCCACAGGGGAAAAAGATGCGATCATCTCTAAAGCCCAAGGGGATAAGACAGCACGGATTGAAGGGGCTAAAGGGGATGTAGCGAAATTTAATGCAATCTACTCTGAATATGTAAAGAACCCATCGATTACCAAGCAACGTCTTGTACTAGAGACATTGGAGGCTATCCTTCCAGGCGCTCAAATCTACATTATGGATGATACCGATGGCGTTGTGAAATACCTACCCCTTGATCGCTTACCTGGTGGTTCACAGGCTGCAGGTGCGAAGCAAGGCACTGCAGAGGAAGGGGGTACGAAGTAA
- the mutM gene encoding DNA-formamidopyrimidine glycosylase: MPELPEVENVRRTLLPLVKEKIIETVEVRCPRIIRTPDDIMQFAHELEDKEIMDIERRGKYLIFILSEGYALVSHLRMEGKYWFVNHDQPYGKHEHVIFHFHGEEKELRYEDVRKFGTMDMILQSDLPSFPALAKLGPEPLDPVFTWLKLKEQLAGKGTNIKAALLDQQVVAGLGNIYVDESLAMAHLHPTRPVPSLNDGELQLLHEAIQVIIKKAIVMEGSTIRSYANMGKKGLMQEELLVYGRTGEPCKYCGHPIEKRIVAGRGTHFCPACQPE, encoded by the coding sequence ATGCCAGAATTACCTGAAGTAGAAAATGTACGTCGTACCCTCTTACCACTGGTCAAGGAAAAAATAATTGAGACCGTGGAGGTACGTTGCCCTCGGATCATCCGTACTCCCGATGATATCATGCAATTTGCCCATGAATTAGAAGACAAGGAGATTATGGATATTGAGCGGCGGGGAAAATATTTAATCTTTATTCTCAGTGAAGGGTACGCATTAGTCTCCCACCTTCGTATGGAGGGGAAGTATTGGTTCGTCAACCATGACCAACCCTATGGCAAGCATGAGCATGTCATCTTTCATTTTCATGGAGAAGAGAAGGAGCTACGCTATGAGGATGTGCGGAAGTTTGGCACCATGGATATGATTCTGCAGTCCGACCTACCTTCCTTCCCAGCACTGGCCAAATTAGGGCCAGAGCCCTTGGATCCTGTATTCACTTGGTTGAAGCTGAAGGAGCAGCTAGCAGGAAAGGGAACCAATATTAAAGCAGCACTTCTTGATCAACAGGTGGTAGCTGGTTTAGGCAATATCTATGTGGATGAGAGCCTTGCCATGGCCCATCTTCATCCTACGCGCCCTGTGCCCTCCCTTAACGATGGGGAATTGCAACTGCTCCATGAAGCGATTCAGGTTATTATAAAAAAGGCAATTGTCATGGAGGGTTCCACCATTCGTTCTTATGCCAATATGGGGAAGAAAGGCTTGATGCAAGAGGAACTTCTGGTCTATGGAAGGACAGGAGAGCCTTGTAAGTACTGTGGTCACCCCATTGAGAAACGGATTGTTGCCGGACGCGGCACGCATTTTTGCCCTGCTTGTCAGCCTGAATAG
- the phoU gene encoding phosphate signaling complex protein PhoU, which translates to MNASRTKYTHEWDDLYKKMMMMSGKVEEALNKSLQAFQQRDIQLAEAVIQGDNVIDAMELEIEYGSFELIALHAPMGPDLRQIGTMLKMVTDLERIADHASSIAKATIRLQQTEKRGIDENLSEMGQLVIQMLHKALDAYMKKDVPYAEEVALLDDEIDGRHKANINEIVTLVTEHGSLMASGTQLLLISGYLERVGDHVTNLCEWIFYMVNGSLKDLNE; encoded by the coding sequence ATGAATGCCTCCCGGACCAAGTATACCCATGAGTGGGATGACCTATATAAAAAAATGATGATGATGAGTGGAAAAGTGGAGGAAGCTCTCAACAAATCTCTCCAAGCCTTTCAACAGCGAGATATTCAACTGGCAGAAGCTGTAATCCAAGGAGATAATGTTATCGATGCTATGGAGTTGGAGATCGAGTATGGTAGCTTCGAGCTCATTGCTTTACATGCCCCGATGGGACCAGATCTACGTCAGATCGGAACGATGTTAAAAATGGTAACGGACTTGGAGCGGATCGCTGATCATGCCTCAAGTATTGCCAAGGCAACGATCCGCTTACAGCAGACTGAAAAGCGCGGGATCGATGAAAATCTTTCAGAGATGGGGCAGTTGGTTATCCAGATGCTCCACAAAGCGCTAGATGCTTACATGAAGAAGGACGTTCCTTACGCTGAAGAGGTGGCTCTCCTTGATGACGAAATCGATGGTCGTCATAAAGCCAACATCAATGAGATTGTGACCCTCGTTACAGAACATGGCTCATTAATGGCATCGGGAACGCAACTTTTGCTTATTTCAGGCTACCTCGAACGGGTTGGCGATCATGTAACCAATCTATGTGAATGGATATTCTATATGGTAAATGGTAGTCTGAAAGACTTAAATGAGTAG
- a CDS encoding lytic transglycosylase domain-containing protein, protein MKRNWLKSLLIIGLLLGTLYLANSKWLLQQLFPIPYMETVFREAEESNVDPWLIYAMMMVESGFQAEVVSARGAVGIMQVMPTTAKWVLKEEAEGMDLERLRAELQEPAYNLQVAIQYLEELASIYPQSAVLQIASYNAGPTQVKQWLDERVWDGTLEHVNQIPFPETQRYIKKVSYIQDRYHQIYQDAR, encoded by the coding sequence ATGAAGAGAAACTGGCTGAAGTCATTATTAATCATTGGATTACTTCTTGGTACCTTATATCTAGCCAATTCAAAATGGTTGTTACAACAACTCTTTCCCATTCCCTATATGGAGACGGTCTTCCGTGAAGCAGAGGAATCTAACGTGGATCCCTGGCTTATCTATGCCATGATGATGGTGGAGAGTGGCTTTCAAGCGGAAGTGGTATCTGCAAGGGGAGCTGTAGGAATTATGCAGGTAATGCCTACCACAGCAAAATGGGTGTTGAAAGAAGAAGCAGAGGGCATGGATCTTGAACGATTACGAGCGGAGCTTCAAGAACCAGCTTACAATCTACAAGTGGCAATTCAATACTTAGAGGAGCTAGCATCGATCTACCCTCAGTCAGCAGTTCTCCAGATTGCATCCTATAATGCCGGACCCACACAGGTTAAACAGTGGTTAGATGAGAGGGTTTGGGATGGCACACTAGAGCATGTCAATCAAATTCCCTTTCCTGAGACCCAACGTTATATCAAGAAGGTTAGTTATATTCAGGATCGCTATCACCAAATATATCAAGATGCAAGATAG